From one Anopheles bellator chromosome 1, idAnoBellAS_SP24_06.2, whole genome shotgun sequence genomic stretch:
- the LOC131207450 gene encoding solute carrier family 2, facilitated glucose transporter member 3-like isoform X1, translating to MDLILPETGWTASFASLGLITTFGVSIPVGFNIGVINAPSEFIKSWSNDTISHVYGVQLSETALSATFAATVSIALIGGVIGSLGGSYLADKYGRKKSFLFCAILLTAGACCFQFCRAASSVELLLLGRLLVGLASGLTTSVVPMYLAEVSPIRLRGAMGVLCPLGLTAGVVVGQVTSLEQVLGTELLWHHALSCFGLLNVICYAFYFWLPESPKYLYSVKGDQAGSLRAIRKLYGRHSIGDDYIKLQVECATGNGNNASAEPDSQPQASRSLWSVLCDPTLRLPLILVCALQGGQQFSGINAIFFYSVSIFESVGFSSTAAKFANLGVGCLNLFVSFFGPLLMARCDRRLCSLISCSACAVILFVFTMAVYFIDMVTWFSFVSVGTILLYIIFYQIGLGPIPFFIGSELFELGPRPAAMAMGSLSSWGCNFIVGMAFPTLQQAWGAFVFLPFSITCVLVTLLVKFYLPETRGKEIGDVVKKVSFGFRSRVLNG from the exons ATGGATCTGATACTACCG GAAACCGGTTGGACCGCGTCGTTCGCATCGCTGGGGCTAATTACAACATTCGGCGTTTCGATACCGGTTGGGTTCAACATTGGTGTAATTAATGCTCCGTCAGAGTTCATCAAAAGCTGGAGCAATGACACAATTTCCCACGTCTACGGAGTGCAGCTTTCCGAAACTGCGCTCAGTGCAACGTTTGCGGCAACGGTTTCGATCGCCTTAATCGGTGGAGTTATAGGATCCTTGGGAGGATCATATTTGGCCGATAAATACGGACG GAAAAAATCGTTTCTATTTTGTGCCATTCTCCTAACGGCCGGGGCATGCTGTTTCCAGTTTTGCCGCGCGGCCTCGTCGGTGGAACTGTTGCTGCTAGGAAGGTTGCTGGTTGGGCTGGCATCCGGTTTGACCACCAGTGTGGTTCCGATGTACCTGGCGGAGGTATCACCGATCAGACTACGCGGAGCAATGGGAGTCCTATGCCCGTTGGGTCTTACCGCTGGCGTAGTCGTTGGCCAAGTGACTAGCCTAGAGCAGGTGCTGGGAACCGAGTTGCTCTGGCACCACGCGCTCAGCTGCTTCGGGCTGCTGAATGTGATTTGCTACGCGTTCTATTTTTGGCTACCGGAAAGTCCCAAGTATCTGTACAGCGTGAAAGGTGACCAAGCGGGTTCGCTGAGGGCCATTAGAAAGCTCTACGGACGTCATAGCATCGGCGACGATTACATCAAACTTCAGGTGGAGTGCGCTACCGGAAATGGTAACAATGCATCTGCTGAGCCGGACAGCCAACCCCAAGCTAGCCGCTCACTGTGGTCCGTACTGTGTGACCCAACACTCAGGTTACCCCTGATTTTGGTGTGCGCCCTGCAAGGAGGCCAACAGTTCTCGGGAATAAATGCG atATTTTTCTACtcagtttccatttttgaatCCGTGGGCTTCAGTTCGACTGCGGCTAAGTTCGCCAACCTGGGCGTTGGCTGTTTGAAtctgtttgtttcgtttttcgggcCCCTGCTAATGGCGCGCTGCGACCGTCGATTATGCTCACTAATCTCGTGTTCCGCGTGCGCCGTAATCCTCTTCGTCTTCACCATGGCGGTCTACTTTATC gaTATGGTTACATGGTTTTCGTTCGTTAGTGTCGGAACCATCTTGCTGTACATTATCTTCTACCAAATCGGTCTTGGGCCGATTCCTTTCTTCATTGGTTCGG AACTTTTCGAACTCGGCCCTCGACCTGCGGCAATGGCAATGGGGAGCCTTTCCTCGTGGGGATGTAACTTCATTGTTGGAATGGCCTTTCCAACGCTACAACAAGCCTGGGGCGCATTTGTCTTTCTTCCGTTCTCAATCACGTGTGTTCTGGTGACATTATTGGTCAAATTTTATCTCCCGGAAACGAGAGGCAAAGAGATAGGTGACGTTGTGAAGAAAGTTTCGTTTGGCTTCCGTTCCCGGGTGTTAAATGGTTGA
- the LOC131208207 gene encoding uncharacterized protein LOC131208207 isoform X1, translating into MATFRLFVVLATFCTTYGAEYDTYDLISTGICKTRQFSIIESLYPRKELRTLLDSKRGAVFEQSWNSSSFKRFSECKFTLQPPPDMGLYLMVRKLNLRRDAKGNCVDTVTVKQSNDKKTRFCYTPKDVPRSFSDPQHLRITIKLDHYQPLPTVDDTLQIQLVVTPKGSCFRLTQVRCDLGDSTSCIDHSFYQDRTVNCPNCVDEDECSTELEKVYVTNNQNIALTALVSLIFTMAVFAFCLLCLYKHRRCVSSCSSHSADSASSGGSGTRALRHNVATGVHTVELQGSLSDIRPSAPPMEEKDLPPSYDALFPTEVASSGSGPPTVSAATSPTIPKALDER; encoded by the exons ATGGCgacttttcgccttttcgTGGTGCTCGCAACATTCTGCACGACCTACGGTGCCGAATACGATACGT aCGATTTGATCAGTACGGGCATCTGCAAAACGCGGCAGTTTTCCATCATCGAATCCCTGTACCCACGCAAGGAACTGCGTACCTTACTTGACTCCAAACGCGGTGCCGTGTTCGAGCAAAGCTGGAATTCATCGTCCTTCAAGCGGTTCAGTGAGTGCAAGTTTACGCTACAACCGCCACCCGACATGGGGCTGTACTTAATGGTCCGCAAACTGAATCTGCGGCGGGACGCAAAAGGGAACTGCGTCGATACGGTGACCGTCAAGCAGAGCAACGATAAGAAAACGCGCTTCTGCTACACGCCAAAGGATGTGCCAAGAAGTTTTTCCGACCCACAACATCTGCGCATAACGATCAAGCTCGACCACTACCAGCCACTACCGACCGTGGACGATACGCTGCAGATTCAACTGGTAGTCACACCGAAGGGTTCGTGTTTTCGGCTCACGCAAGTGCGATGCGATCTTGGTGACTCTACCTCGTGCATTGACCATTCGTTCTATCAAGACCGGACCGTAAACTGTCCCAACTGCGTGGATGAGGACGAATGCTCGACGGAGCTGGAGAAGGTTTACGTGACAAACAACCAGAACATTGCCCTCACAGCGTTAGTATCGCTCATTTTCACCATGGCCGTGTTCGCGTTTTGTCTGCTGTGCCTGTACAAGCACCGGCGTTGCGTTTCTTCGTGCAGTAGCCACAGCGCGGACAGTGCGagcagcggtggcagtggcaccCGAGCACTTCGACATaacgtggccaccggcgttCACACTGTAGAACTGCAGGGCTCGTTGAGCGACATACGGCCATCAGCACCGCCCATGGAGGAGAAAGATCTTCCGCCCAGCTACGATGCCCTGTTTCCTACCGAAGTTGCCTCTTCCGGATCTGGTCCGCCGACGGTCTCGGCGGCCACTTCTCCCACCATACCGAAAGCGTTGGATGAGCGATAA
- the LOC131206239 gene encoding sugar transporter SWEET1 — protein MDAIWSKGTLAGMATVATVLQFLTGTIICRRYILKKSTGDESAFPFISGFLSCFTWLKYGVLTKEDTLILVNFIGSALFLIYTVIFFLFCVSKRQVVRQIMVISCVILSATIYTTFSSDLERSIRVIGLLCCCLAVIFFASPLATLAHVIRTQNTDSLPFPIIVASFFVCLLWTAYGILISDLFVQIPNLLGGILAGIQLTLYVIYPKKKASLNSGPRYSPLVSENPVL, from the exons ATGGACGCAATATGGTCCAAAGGAACCCTCGCCGGAATGGCCACCGTTGCGACGGTGCTGCAGTTTTTGACGGGCAC TATTATCTGCCGTAGATACATCCTGAAAAAATCCACCGGCGACGAATCAGCCTTCCCGTTCATATCCGGATTCTTATC CTGCTTCACCTGGCTCAAGTATGGGGTTCTAACCAAGGAAGACACATTGATACTGGTGAACTTTATCGGCTCGGCACTATTCCTCATCTACACGGTAATATTCTTTCTGTTTTGCGTCAGCAAGCGCCAAGTGGTGCGCCAGATCATGGTCATCTCGTGTGTCATTCTGAGCGCCACGATTTACACCACGTTTTCGAGCGACTTGGAAAGGTCGATTCGGGTGATAG GGTTGCTGTGCTGCTGTCTAGCAGTGATATTCTTTGCCTCGCCGTTGGCCACCCTGGCGCACGTGATCCGCACCCAGAACACAGATAGTCTTCCTTTCCCGATCATCGTTGCTTCGTTTTTCGTGTGTCTGCTCTGGACCGCGTACGGTATACTTATCAGTGATCTATTCGTTCAG ATTCCCAATCTACTGGGAGGTATACTGGCGGGTATTCAGCTGACACTTTATGTGATCTATCCTAAAAAGAAAGCTTCCCTTAACAGTGGCCCACGGTATTCCCCGCTGGTGTCCGAGAATCCGGTATTGTAG
- the LOC131206238 gene encoding solute carrier family 2, facilitated glucose transporter member 3-like encodes MDSSEHEEAQVLYSARNGPEIVQNINANVRKQTRWTFWLITAGISTTFGAAVPTGYNIGVINAPANVIKNWCNETIYETYGTVFTEGNLETFWSAVVSIFLIGGVIGSLGGAWVADKLGRKRSFLLCGFLLVAGGLCFQFTKAVSSVELLMIGRIVVGLAAGLTTSTVPMYLTELAPLGLRGALGVLCSMGVTGGVVVGQVMSLEEVFGTEAHWQFALSFYVILVVAFFVPYHWLPESPKYLFVIRRRQDEAVNELKRIAGRKVRDEYVKQQVEAMRKECTTDNQLECGEDASAEKSKERTLISVLRDPTLMLPLVLVCALQGGQQLSGINAVFFYSVSIFESVGLSSTDAKFANLGAGCLNLFVAFFSPILMAKFNRRLLALTSCSMCAIFLFCLTFIVYFIDDVEWFSYASIVAILLYILFYQIGLGPIPYFIGSELFEVGPRPAAMAMGSLASWGCNFIVAMLFTTLQNAWGAFVFLPFSFTCVALTLLLKFYLPETRGIHISQIVPLVAQGFRSKPLVP; translated from the exons ATGGATTCCTCCGAACACGAGGAGGCCCAAGTGCTTTACAGTGCCAGGAATGGGCCGGAAATTGTGCAAAACATAAACGCCAACGTTCGCAAG CAAACAAGATGGACATTTTGGTTGATCACTGCCGGCATTTCCACAACCTTTGGAGCTGCAGTCCCAACGGGATACAACATAGGCGTTATAAATGCACCGGCAAAC GTTATTAAAAATTGGTGCAACGAAACCATTTACGAAACATACGGCACCGTGTTCACTGAGGGCAACCTGGAGACGTTTTGGTCGGCCGTCGTGTCCATCTTTCTCATCGGCGGAGTAATCGGTTCGCTGGGAGGTGCATGGGTGGCCGATAAACTTGGGCG AAAGCGCTCGTTTCTTCTTTGTGGCTTTTTGCTGGTGGCCGGAGGACTGTGCTTCCAGTTTACTAAAGCGGTCAGCTCCGTTGAGCTGCTGATGATTGGGCGTATCGTCGTGGGCCTCGCGGCCGGActgaccaccagcaccgttcCCATGTACCTGACGGAGCTAGCTCCGCTAGGGCTTCGTGGCGCCCTCGGAGTACTCTGCTCGATGGGTGTCACGGGTGGCGTGGTGGTTGGCCAGGTGATGAGCCTGGAGGAGGTGTTTGGCACCGAAGCCCACTGGCAGTTTGCGCTCAGCTTTTACGTGATTCTCGTGGTCGCCTTTTTCGTACCGTATCACTGGTTGCCCGAAAGCCCAAAGTATCTGTTCGTTATCCGACGGCGGCAGGACGAGGCGGTCAACGAACTGAAGCGCATTGCTGGCCGGAAAGTGCGCGATGAGTACGTCAAGCAGCAGGTGGAAGCGATGCGCAAGGAATGCACAACGGACAATCAGCTCGAGTGCGGAGAGGATGCCAGTGCGGAAAAATCCAAAGAACGGACGCTTATATCGGTCCTCCGGGATCCTACCTTAATGCTTCCGCTTGTGCTAGTTTGTGCCTTACAGGGTGGTCAGCAGCTATCCGGCATCAATGCG GTGTTTTTCTATTCTGTTTCCATATTTGAATCGGTCGGGTTGAGCTCCACGGATGCAAAGTTTGCAAATTTAGGCGCCGGTTGTCTAAACCTCTTTGTCGCATTCTTCAGTCCAATCTTGATGGCAAAGTTCAACCGTCGATTGCTGGCACTGACATCGTGCTCGATGTGCGCAATCTTTCTCTTCTGTCTTACTTTTATCGTATACTTTATC GACGACGTTGAATGGTTTTCCTACGCGAGTATCGTGGCCATTCTGCTCTACATACTCTTCTACCAGATTGGCCTAGGTCCGATCCCATACTTTATTGGCTCCG AACTGTTTGAAGTTGGACCGCGACCAGCGGCGATGGCAATGGGTAGTTTAGCATCGTGGGGATGCAATTTTATAGTGGCGATGCTCTTCACCACGCTTCAGAACGCCTGGGGGGCGTTCGTGTTTCTTCCCTTCAGCTTCACGTGTGTCGCACTTACATTGCTACTGAAGTTTTACCTTCCCGAGACCCGCGGTATACATATCTCACAGATTGTGCCACTCGTTGCGCAAGGATTCCGCTCCAAGCCGCTAGTGCCTTAA
- the LOC131208224 gene encoding uncharacterized protein LOC131208224 — MAKRFGGHGLRYYAMIVLLAIGKVQGKSGPTGTLPDASLGPYIDGSHTIDAESAVSEEPLLGDSSTEDPSSPHDRVFLSDTPIMDAVTIIWYVATFIALISFFLVMACADRNRCRSRKPADEPTPPPTPAPSYRQFAPPSYDSLDLEKDTDSIFIIPYNDRSVSDQQHTLASTLEYVIEQQPSSNREPSNDISSHTSAAPAEVSSVVEVASEVPVHPTLR; from the exons ATGGCTAAACGGTTTGGTGGCCACGGTTTGCGATATTACGCGATGATCG TCCTTTTGGCGATTGGCAAGGTTCAAGGCAAGTCCGGCCCGACTGGGACATTACCGGACGCGAGCTTGGGCCCGTACATCGATGGATCGCACACGATAGATGCGGAATCCGCTGTTAGCGAAGAGCCACTCCTAGGAG ATTCTTCGACCGAGGATCCTAGCTCACCGCATGATCGTGTATTTTTATCCGATACTCCTATCATGGATGCCGTCACCATCATATGGTACGTGGCCACATTCATTGCACTGATATCCTTCTTCCTCGTGATGGCCTGTGCCGATCGCAACCGCTGTCGCTCTCGGAAACCGGCCGACGAGCCAACTCCGCCACCAACGCCGGCCCCTTCCTACAGGCAATTCGCTCCGCCCAGCTACGACAGTCTCGATTTGGAGAAAGATACGGATAGTATTTTCATCATTCCATACAACGATCGCAGCGTGAGCGATCAGCAACACACCCTAGCCAGTACCCTGGAATACGTGATCGAACAACAGCCCTCCAGCAATCGCGAGCCATCCAATGATATTAGCAGCCACACCTCCGCCGCCCCCGCTGAAGTGTCCTCCGTCGTTGAAGTAGCCAGTGAGGTTCCGGTGCACCCAACGTTACGGTAA
- the LOC131207450 gene encoding solute carrier family 2, facilitated glucose transporter member 3-like isoform X2, whose protein sequence is MAAGYQLIKAWIRIVVFERYGVQFSPAALRIFWSSVVSIVLLGGIISSHLSFFITTTYGRKKSFLFCAILLTAGACCFQFCRAASSVELLLLGRLLVGLASGLTTSVVPMYLAEVSPIRLRGAMGVLCPLGLTAGVVVGQVTSLEQVLGTELLWHHALSCFGLLNVICYAFYFWLPESPKYLYSVKGDQAGSLRAIRKLYGRHSIGDDYIKLQVECATGNGNNASAEPDSQPQASRSLWSVLCDPTLRLPLILVCALQGGQQFSGINAIFFYSVSIFESVGFSSTAAKFANLGVGCLNLFVSFFGPLLMARCDRRLCSLISCSACAVILFVFTMAVYFIDMVTWFSFVSVGTILLYIIFYQIGLGPIPFFIGSELFELGPRPAAMAMGSLSSWGCNFIVGMAFPTLQQAWGAFVFLPFSITCVLVTLLVKFYLPETRGKEIGDVVKKVSFGFRSRVLNG, encoded by the exons ATGGCGGCGGGCTATCAG CTCATAAAGGCTTGGATACGTATCGTCGTTTTTGAACGTTATGGCGTACAGTTTTCGCCAGCCGCATTACGAATCTTCTGGTCCTCGGTTGTATCCATTGTACTACTAGGAGGCATCATATCCTCTCATTTAAGCTTTTTTATTACCACAACCTACGGCAG GAAAAAATCGTTTCTATTTTGTGCCATTCTCCTAACGGCCGGGGCATGCTGTTTCCAGTTTTGCCGCGCGGCCTCGTCGGTGGAACTGTTGCTGCTAGGAAGGTTGCTGGTTGGGCTGGCATCCGGTTTGACCACCAGTGTGGTTCCGATGTACCTGGCGGAGGTATCACCGATCAGACTACGCGGAGCAATGGGAGTCCTATGCCCGTTGGGTCTTACCGCTGGCGTAGTCGTTGGCCAAGTGACTAGCCTAGAGCAGGTGCTGGGAACCGAGTTGCTCTGGCACCACGCGCTCAGCTGCTTCGGGCTGCTGAATGTGATTTGCTACGCGTTCTATTTTTGGCTACCGGAAAGTCCCAAGTATCTGTACAGCGTGAAAGGTGACCAAGCGGGTTCGCTGAGGGCCATTAGAAAGCTCTACGGACGTCATAGCATCGGCGACGATTACATCAAACTTCAGGTGGAGTGCGCTACCGGAAATGGTAACAATGCATCTGCTGAGCCGGACAGCCAACCCCAAGCTAGCCGCTCACTGTGGTCCGTACTGTGTGACCCAACACTCAGGTTACCCCTGATTTTGGTGTGCGCCCTGCAAGGAGGCCAACAGTTCTCGGGAATAAATGCG atATTTTTCTACtcagtttccatttttgaatCCGTGGGCTTCAGTTCGACTGCGGCTAAGTTCGCCAACCTGGGCGTTGGCTGTTTGAAtctgtttgtttcgtttttcgggcCCCTGCTAATGGCGCGCTGCGACCGTCGATTATGCTCACTAATCTCGTGTTCCGCGTGCGCCGTAATCCTCTTCGTCTTCACCATGGCGGTCTACTTTATC gaTATGGTTACATGGTTTTCGTTCGTTAGTGTCGGAACCATCTTGCTGTACATTATCTTCTACCAAATCGGTCTTGGGCCGATTCCTTTCTTCATTGGTTCGG AACTTTTCGAACTCGGCCCTCGACCTGCGGCAATGGCAATGGGGAGCCTTTCCTCGTGGGGATGTAACTTCATTGTTGGAATGGCCTTTCCAACGCTACAACAAGCCTGGGGCGCATTTGTCTTTCTTCCGTTCTCAATCACGTGTGTTCTGGTGACATTATTGGTCAAATTTTATCTCCCGGAAACGAGAGGCAAAGAGATAGGTGACGTTGTGAAGAAAGTTTCGTTTGGCTTCCGTTCCCGGGTGTTAAATGGTTGA
- the LOC131207468 gene encoding solute carrier family 25 member 35-like — MDGTDFLLGGLGSMGATLITNPLEVVKTRMQLQGELAAKGTYHKPYRSVLDAFVTIAKNDGYAALQKGLAPSLCFQFILNACRLGIYNTANERGWTKQRSGNQSILKSAFWGATGGFVGSALASPFFMLRTHLQSQAKAEIAVGYQHQHTGMMSAMRDIFRKHGVQGLYRGVSVTMPRALLGSGGQLAAFGYTKDFLIRRPIIREQSDTFVSTVAGAVGGTVMAITMTPPDVIATRLYNQGVDTKGKGIYYNGVVDCFIKILKAEGVAGLYKGFWPHYMRIGPHATLVLLFFDELKTLRSRYHLS; from the exons ATGGACGGGACGGATTTTTTGCTGGGCGGACTCGGTTCGATGGGCGCAACACTGATCACGAATCCACTTGAG GTCGTCAAAACGAGAATGCAGCTACAAGGTGAACTGGCTGCCAAAGGCACCTACCACAAACCGTACCGCAGCGTGCTGGATGCGTTTGTGACGATTGCCAAAAACGACGGATACGCGGCGCTACAGAAAGGTCTTGCTCCCTCGCTGTGCTTTCAATTCATCCTCAATGCGTGCAG ACTGGGCATATATAACACGGCCAACGAGCGCGGCTGGACTAAGCAAAGAAGCGGGAACCAGTCCATCCTGAAAAGTGCCTTCTGGGGCGCAACGGGTGGATTTGTGGGGTCCGCGTTGGCCAGCCCGTTCTTTATG CTCAGAACCCATCTGCAGTCGCAGGCGAAGGCGGAAATCGCGGTGGGctaccagcaccagcacactGGAATGATGAGTGCCATGAGAGATATTTTCCGGAAACACGGTGTCCAAGGGCTGTACCGCGGAGTGTCGGTTACGATGCCGCGCGCACTCCTGGGAAGTGGCGGTCAGTTGGCAGCGTTCGGTTACACCAAAGATTTCCTCATCCGTCGTCCAATCATCCGCGAACAGAGTGACACATTCGTGTCTACGGTTGCGGGAGCGGTTGGTGGAACGGTGATGGCCATCACGATGACACCGCCGGATGTGATAGCTACACGGCTTTACAACCAAGGCGTGGACACCAAAGGCAAGGGTATCTACTACAATGGAgttgttgattgtttcatCAAAATATTGAAAGCTGAAGGTGTGGCGGGATTGTATAAAGGCTTTTGGCCTCACTACATGCGCATCGGACCGCACGCCACActcgttttgctgtttttcgaTGAGCTGAAAACGCTCCGTAGCCGGTACCATTTGTCGTAG
- the LOC131208207 gene encoding uncharacterized protein LOC131208207 isoform X2 has product MATFRLFVVLATFCTTYGAEYDTYDLISTGICKTRQFSIIESLYPRKELRTLLDSKRGAVFEQSWNSSSFKRFSECKFTLQPPPDMGLYLMVRKLNLRRDAKGNCVDTVTVKQSNDKKTRFCYTPKDVPRSFSDPQHLRITIKLDHYQPLPTVDDTLQIQLVVTPKDRTVNCPNCVDEDECSTELEKVYVTNNQNIALTALVSLIFTMAVFAFCLLCLYKHRRCVSSCSSHSADSASSGGSGTRALRHNVATGVHTVELQGSLSDIRPSAPPMEEKDLPPSYDALFPTEVASSGSGPPTVSAATSPTIPKALDER; this is encoded by the exons ATGGCgacttttcgccttttcgTGGTGCTCGCAACATTCTGCACGACCTACGGTGCCGAATACGATACGT aCGATTTGATCAGTACGGGCATCTGCAAAACGCGGCAGTTTTCCATCATCGAATCCCTGTACCCACGCAAGGAACTGCGTACCTTACTTGACTCCAAACGCGGTGCCGTGTTCGAGCAAAGCTGGAATTCATCGTCCTTCAAGCGGTTCAGTGAGTGCAAGTTTACGCTACAACCGCCACCCGACATGGGGCTGTACTTAATGGTCCGCAAACTGAATCTGCGGCGGGACGCAAAAGGGAACTGCGTCGATACGGTGACCGTCAAGCAGAGCAACGATAAGAAAACGCGCTTCTGCTACACGCCAAAGGATGTGCCAAGAAGTTTTTCCGACCCACAACATCTGCGCATAACGATCAAGCTCGACCACTACCAGCCACTACCGACCGTGGACGATACGCTGCAGATTCAACTGGTAGTCACACCGAAGG ACCGGACCGTAAACTGTCCCAACTGCGTGGATGAGGACGAATGCTCGACGGAGCTGGAGAAGGTTTACGTGACAAACAACCAGAACATTGCCCTCACAGCGTTAGTATCGCTCATTTTCACCATGGCCGTGTTCGCGTTTTGTCTGCTGTGCCTGTACAAGCACCGGCGTTGCGTTTCTTCGTGCAGTAGCCACAGCGCGGACAGTGCGagcagcggtggcagtggcaccCGAGCACTTCGACATaacgtggccaccggcgttCACACTGTAGAACTGCAGGGCTCGTTGAGCGACATACGGCCATCAGCACCGCCCATGGAGGAGAAAGATCTTCCGCCCAGCTACGATGCCCTGTTTCCTACCGAAGTTGCCTCTTCCGGATCTGGTCCGCCGACGGTCTCGGCGGCCACTTCTCCCACCATACCGAAAGCGTTGGATGAGCGATAA